Proteins co-encoded in one Medicago truncatula cultivar Jemalong A17 chromosome 8, MtrunA17r5.0-ANR, whole genome shotgun sequence genomic window:
- the LOC25501710 gene encoding small nuclear ribonucleoprotein-associated protein B' has translation MSMSKSSKMLQYINYRMRVTIQDGRQLVGKFMAFDRHMNLVLGDCEEFRKLPPVKGKKTTDGDREERRTLGLLLLRGEEVVSMTVEGPPPPEESRSKAVNAAAMAGPGIGRAAGRGIPPPATVIQAQPGLAGPVRGVGGPAPGMMQPQISRPPVSYPGGPPVMRPPPGQMPYPGMPGGPPRPGGPPPQFAPPRPGGPPPPQFSMPPPQFGQRPMGPPPPGQMMRGPPPHPGMQGPPRPGMPPPPGSGVPVFGPPRPGMPPPPNQQQQQQ, from the coding sequence ATGTCGATGTCAAAGAGTTCCAAAATGCTTCAATACATCAACTACCGTATGCGCGTAACCATTCAAGACGGTCGTCAACTCGTCGGAAAGTTCATGGCCTTCGACCGCCACATGAATCTCGTTCTCGGCGACTGTGAAGAGTTTCGCAAACTTCCACCAGTAAAAGGCAAGAAAACCACTGATGGCGACCGTGAAGAACGCCGCACACTCGGCCTTCTCCTCCTCCGCGGTGAAGAGGTTGTTTCGATGACTGTTGAAGGTCCTCCTCCTCCGGAAGAATCTCGTTCCAAGGCTGTTAATGCTGCTGCAATGGCTGGTCCTGGAATTGGTCGTGCTGCTGGAAGAGGTATTCCTCCTCCGGCGACAGTTATTCAAGCTCAGCCTGGTCTTGCTGGTCCTGTTCGTGGTGTTGGTGGACCTGCTCCTGGTATGATGCAGCCGCAAATCTCGCGTCCTCCGGTTTCGTATCCCGGTGGTCCGCCGGTTATGCGTCCACCGCCTGGTCAGATGCCATATCCCGGTATGCCAGGTGGTCCTCCGAGACCAGGTGGTCCGCCACCGCAATTTGCTCCTCCGAGACCTGGTGGTCCTCCTCCGCCACAATTTTCCATGCCGCCTCCTCAGTTTGGACAGAGACCTATGGGCCCACCTCCTCCTGGACAGATGATGAGAGGACCTCCTCCTCATCCTGGAATGCAGGGACCGCCTCGTCCCGGAATGCCTCCTCCTCCTGGAAGTGGTGTTCCTGTCTTTGGTCCGCCTCGTCCCGGCATGCCCCCTCCTCCAAATCAGCAGCAACAGCAGCAGTGA
- the LOC25501712 gene encoding lysine histidine transporter 2, with the protein MSSSDDVAARQKAIDDWLPVTASRKAKWWYSAFHNITAMVGAGVLTLPYAMSKMGWGPGSVILIMSWIITLFTLWQMVEMHEMVPGTRFDRYHELGQHAFGPKLGLYIIVPQQLLVEVGTCIAYMVTGGKSLKKVQESICPTCTKIRTSYWIVIFASVNFVLCQCPSFNSISAVSLAAAVMSIAYSTIAWVASLQKGRQPGVDYSYKAHSLPDGMFNFMLAMGEVAFSYAGHNVVLEIQATIPSTPDQPSKIAMWKGVVVAYLGVAICYLPVAFVGYYIFGNTVDDNILITLQRPTWLIVTANIFVIVHVIGGYQVFSMPVFDMLETFLVKKLNFPPCFTLRFVARTTFVAFTMVVGICIPFFGSLLGFLGGFAFAPTSYFIPCIIWLKLYKPKRFGLSWIINWVCIVLGVLLMVLAPIGSLRQIILQFKDYKFFS; encoded by the exons ATGTCATCGTCAGATGATGTTGCAGCAAGGCAGAAGGCCATCGATGATTGGCTTCCCGTCACTGCCTCGAGGAAAGCCAAATGGTGGTACTCTGCTTTTCACAATATCACGGCCATGGTTGGCGCCGGCGTTCTCACCCTTCCTTACGCCATGTCTAAGATGGGAtg GGGTCCGGGTTCAGTTATCCTGATAATGTCATGGATAATCACATTGTTCACTCTATGGCAAATGGTTGAAATGCATGAAATGGTGCCAGGAACAAGATTTGACAGGTATCATGAGCTTGGTCAACATGCTTTTGGACCAAAATTGGGTCTATATATCATTGTTCCACAACAACTACTCGTTGAGGTTGGTACATGTATTGCTTATATGGTTACTGGAGGCAAATCATTGAAGAAGGTTCAAGAATCTATATGCCCAACATGTACAAAAATTAGAACTTCCTATTGGATTGTTATCTTTGCATCTGTAAACTTTGTTCTCTGTCAGTGCCCCAGCTTCAACTCTATTTCTGCTGTCTCTCTTGCTGCTGCTGTCATGTCTATTGC ATATTCAACAATTGCTTGGGTTGCTTCCCTTCAAAAAGGACGTCAACCAGGTGTAGACTATAGCTACAAGGCTCATAGCCTTCCAGATGGTATGTTCAACTTCATGCTAGCAATGGGAGAAGTAGCATTTTCTTATGCAGGTCACAATGTAGTTCTCGAAATCCAAGCAACAATACCTTCTACTCCTGACCAGCCTTCCAAGATAGCAATGTGGAAAGGAGTCGTTGTTGCATATTTAGGAGTGGCCATTTGCTACCTTCCAGTTGCATTTGTTGGATACTATATATTCGGAAACACCGttgatgataatattttaaTCACACTACAACGCCCTACTTGGCTCATTGTTACTGctaacatctttgttattgttcATGTTATTGGTGGCTATCAG GTATTCTCAATGCCTGTTTTTGATATGCTTGAAACTTTTTTGGTGAAGAAGTTAAATTTTCCCCCTTGTTTTACACTTCGCTTTGTTGCTCGCACCACATTTGTTG CCTTTACCATGGTGGTCGGAATATGCATACCATTCTTTGGTTCTCTTCTAGGATTTCTAGGAGGTTTTGCCTTTGCACCAACATCATATTTT ATTCCATGTATCATATGGCTTAAACTTTACAAACCTAAGAGATTTGGCTTGTCTTGGATAATAAATTGG GTCTGCATTGTGCTTGGCGTCTTGTTGATGGTACTAGCCCCAATAGGTTCTTTGAGACAAATTATTCTTCAATTCAAGGATTACAAGTTCTTCTCATAA
- the LOC25501714 gene encoding polynucleotide 5'-hydroxyl-kinase NOL9, whose product MGSYPPPDIFIPEEWSQAANSIVSSSTPPVVLVCGPGSVGKSTFARYLLNLLLTTRCKKVAYLDTDVGQTEFTPLGLISLTVVYDITPDLKTKYLKPSKRSLFFGDISPKIDPSVFLEYVCSIYDHYQKKYRTFDKRKNASKIQTPLIVNTSGWVKGVGYEVLVDMLKYIGPTHVVKIDLSTEFYKYKNLPAGKFWLDGEDDGTIKLIEIDSALKDREIVQKEARLLREERIVAYFEQCFPSDSGISTHKETAHSLTSHCPYQVPIASIKIRHVHREVPSSEIFYGLNASIVGLAVESEVPGDLPWCLGLGIVRGIDTVKGMLYVITPVPFVSLKKVNLLLQGDIQFPTDLLQVQGRLSPYISENVLNIT is encoded by the exons ATGGGTTCATACCCTCCACCGGATATTTTCATCCCAGAGGAATGGTCACAAGCTGCAAATTCCATTGTATCCAGTTCAACGCCTCCGGTCGTACTCGTTTGTGGACCCGGAAGCGTTGGCAAATCAACCTTCGCCCGCTATCTCCTTAATCTCCTATTAACAACTAGATGTAAGAAAGTAGCTTATCTTGATACCGACGTTGGCCAAACTGAGTTTACTCCTCTTGGTTTAATCTCTCTAACTGTTGTTTACGACATTACACCAG ATTTGAAGACCAAGTACTTGAAACCATCAAAAAG GTCTCTTTTCTTTGGTGATATTTCTCCTAAGATAGATCCATCAGTGTTCTTAGAGTATGTATGTTCCATTTATGATCATTATCAAAAGAAGTATCGCACCTTTGATAAGCGAAAAAATGCTTCTAAAATTCAGACGCCTCTTATAGTGAATACTTCTGGCTGGGTTAAAG GTGTTGGTTATGAAGTATTAGTGGACATGCTAAAATATATTGGTCCCACTCATGTTGTTAAGATAGACTTATCCActgaattttataaatataagaatttacCTGCTGGAAAATTCTGGTTAGATGGGGAAGATGATGGAACAATTAAACTGATCGAAATAGATTCGGCTCTTAAGGACCG GGAGATTGTTCAAAAGGAAGCTCGTCTCCTGCGCGAGGAACGAATAGTGGCTTATTTCGAGCAGTGCTTTCCTAGTGATTCAGGTATTTCAACGCACAAGGAAACTGCACATTCCTTGACATCTCACTGTCCTTATCAAGTTCCCATTGCAAGCATAAAAATTCGACATGTTCATCGTGAG GTCCCAAGCTCTGAAATATTCTACGGCCTAAATGCTAGTATTGTTGGCTTAGCGGTTGAATCTGAAGTACCTGGAGATTTACCCTGGTGCCTTGGTCTTG GAATTGTGAGGGGCATTGACACAGTCAAAGGCATGCTCTATGTGATTACACCTGTGCCATTTGTTTCTCTGAAAAAAGTCAACCTCTTGCTACAGGGTGATATCCAATTTCCTACTGATTTATTGCAG GTCCAAGGACGCTTATCACCTTACATATCAGAGAATGTATTGAATATAACCTAG
- the LOC25501715 gene encoding polynucleotide 5'-hydroxyl-kinase NOL9 encodes MGSSSAFVLPDIYIPQKWSQAANSITSSPTPPITLVCGASNCGKSTFSRNLLNVLLTRCNKVAYLETDVGQPEFTPPGFVSLTIVNKVTPDLTIPCLKTPERSLFFGDVSSQKDPSTYLKYICSIYDYYRKEYCTFDKRQNSSKIHLPLVVNTSGWVKGDGYKVLVNMLKYIGPTHIVKIGISTDLKNIPVGKFGSNGKNDRRVKLIEIYPARQDSSVPAQKDARLVRDSRIIAYFRQCFPSDSDISTIKDLANSLTSHCPYNVLIASIKIRRVLHEVPISEILSSLNASIVGLAVESEGPKKLPWCLGLGLVRGIDTVKGMLYLITPVPFGSLKKVNLLLQGNIQIPTSLLQVRNCFMYFLFLLNINL; translated from the exons aTGGGTTCATCTTCTGCTTTTGTCCTTCCAGACATTTACATCCCACAAAAATGGTCACAAGCTGCTAACTCCATAACATCCAGTCCAACTCCTCCCATCACACTTGTTTGTGGAGCAAGTAACTGTGGCAAATCAACCTTCTCCCGCAATCTCCTCAATGTTCTTTTAACTAGATGTAACAAAGTTGCTTATCTTGAAACTGATGTTGGCCAACCTGAGTTTACTCCTCCTGGTTTTGTCTCTCTTACCATTGTTAATAAAGTTACTCCAG ATTTGACGATTCCATGCCTGAAAACACCAGAGAG ATCCCTTTTTTTTGGTGATGTTTCTTCTCAGAAAGATCCGTCAACATACTTAAAATACATATGTTCTATTTATGATTATTATCGAAAGGAGTATTGCACCTTTGATAAGAGACAAAATTCTTCTAAGATTCACTTGCCTCTTGTAGTGAATACCTCTGGCTGGGTTAAAG GTGATGGTTATAAGGTATTAGTGAACATGCTAAAATATATTGGTCCCACTCATATAGTTAAGATAGGCATATCCACTGATCTGAAGAATATACCTGTTGGAAAGTTCGGGTCAAATGGGAAGAATGACAGAAGAGTTAAATTGATTGAGATATATCCAGCTCGTCAGGACTCATC GGTGCCTGCTCAAAAGGATGCTCGTCTGGTGCGCGATTCACGAATAATAGCTTATTTCAGACAGTGCTTTCCTAGTGATTCAGATATTTCAACAATCAAGGATCTTGCAAATTCCTTGACCTCTCACTGTCCTTATAATGTTCTCATCGCAAGCATAAAGATTCGACGTGTTCTTCACGAG GTCCCAATCTCTGAAATACTCTCCAGCCTGAATGCTAGTATTGTCGGCTTAGCAGTTGAATCTGAAGGACCTAAAAAGTTACCCTGGTGCCTTGGTCTTG GCCTTGTGAGGGGCATTGACACAGTCAAAGGCATGCTCTATCTGATTACACCAGTGCCATTTGGATCTCTGAAAAAAGTCAACCTCTTGCTTCAGGGTAATATCCAAATTCCTACAAGTTTATTGCAGGTAAGAAATTGTTTTATgtactttctctttcttctcaacATTAACTTGTAG
- the LOC25501716 gene encoding ATP-dependent DNA helicase Q-like 5 — MQFDSDSDSDGSHISSTPPRQQPNSPPPPKPPLPVSNKKSKTKTKTSKSNKPLSKPPEILPEQESFPFPSIPSLPFNIRQRTSDAPSTSSSHSIETLPAGFFSKSISFSKIRKPLLNLETSEAEPVVDSAKTVAKSVKKHPNLIGASVVTPIVKALKGAGEGNFVKLNLNGKRKKFLNKGWKKNGKFGSGKRYFRNSNGSNSGRSSRSKRIKSEYKEDDDDDEGDGMGVENAKQQEKKNGWENECEVLEEAVLAARDDASDENLVKLLKLIHGFDSFREGQLEAIKNVLAGKSTMLILPTGAGKSLCYQLSALILPGITLVVSPLVALMIDQLRQLPPLISGALLSSAQTFEESSETLNQLRQGTIKVLFVSPERFLNEEFLSVISGGLAVSLVVIDEAHCISEWSHNFRPSFMRLRASLLHKSLNVGSILAMTATATTTTLDAIMSALDIPRTNLIQNAHLRDNLCLSVSLIKNRMKDLLVLMKSSPFAEVKSIIVYCKFQSETDQISRYLNDNNIKAKSYHSGISAKERGYVQELFGSNKIRVVVATVAFGMGLDKRDVGAVIHYSLPGSLEEYVQEIGRAGRDGRLSYCHLFYDDEMYFKLRSLMYSEGIDEYAVNKFLSEVFPADKSSCGKICSLIKEPASRRFDMKEEVILTVLTRLELGDVQYLHLLPQTNATCVLNFHMTPAVSLAQKVSAIAAILKRSENKHGQYTFDIPTVANDMGVTPVELTNQLYALKLKGEITYEMKDMAYCYRILEAPADFFSLSADITRWLSEVECCKVRKMDAMFNAAYFAVNLCDKMSGCSSSDHTSCLQRIILDYFAGVDNADFCKKIDQSSRFLRADIKVFLQSNSHARFTPRAVARVMHGIASPAYPYTIWGKTHFWGRYTKIDFNVVMEAAKEELKTFIGKDYSSNL, encoded by the exons ATGCAGTTTGATTCCGATTCAGATTCCGACGGTTCTCACATTTCCTCAACTCCACCAAGACAACAACCAaattcaccaccaccaccaaaaccACCTCTTCcagtttcaaacaaaaaatccaaaaccaaaaccaaaacctcAAAATCCAATAAACCCCTTTCTAAACCCCCCGAAATTCTTCCCGAACAAGAATCTTTCCCCTTCCCTTCCATCCCCTCACTTCCTTTCAACATCCGACAACGAACGTCTGACGCTCcttcaacttcatcttctcaCTCTATCGAAACCCTCCCTGCCGGATTCTTCTCCAAATCAATTTCATTCTCCAAAATTCGTAAACCCTTACTCAACCTAGAAACATCCGAAGCCGAACCGGTTGTTGATTCTGCAAAAACTGTAGCGAAATCTGTGAAGAAACATCCGAATTTGATAGGTGCTAGTGTGGTAACGCCGATAGTGAAGGCACTAAAAGGCGCTGGAGAAGgaaattttgtgaaattgaatCTCAATGGTAAGAGGAAAAAGTTTTTGAATAAAGGatggaagaaaaatggaaaatttggTAGTGGTAAAAGGTATTTTAGAAATAGTAATGGTAGTAATAGTGGTAGAAGTAGTAGAAGTAAACGTATAAAATCGGAATACAAAGaagacgatgatgatgatgagggggATGGTATGGGTGTTGAGAATGCAAAGCAACAGGAAAAGAAGAATGGTTGGGAAAATGAATGCGAAGTGTTGGAGGAGGCTGTGTTAGCAGCAAGAGATGATGCTTCTGATGAGAATTTGGTGAAGTTGTTGAAATTGATTCATGGTTTTGATTCTTTTCGAGAGGGGCAGCTTGAGGCGATTAAGAATGTGCTTGCTGGGAAATCGACGATGCTTATTTTGCCGACTGGTGCTGGGAAATCGTTGTGTTATCAATTGAGTGCGTTGATTTTGCCTGGGATTACGCTTGTTGTTAGTCCTTTGGTAGCTTTGATGATTGATCAGCTTCGACAATTGCCTCCGCTCATTTCGGGCGCTCTTCTAAGCAGTGCTCAG ACATTTGAAGAATCCTCTGAAACGCTTAACCAGCTTCGTCAAGGCACAATAAAG GTGCTTTTTGTTTCACCAGAGCGATTCTTGAATGAAGAATTTCTGTCTGTTATCTCTGGTGGGTTAGCCGTCTCACTTGTTGTTATTGATGAAGCACATTGTATATCTGAATg GTCTCACAATTTCCGACCTTCATTCATGAGACTTAGAGCATCACTGCTTCATAAGAGTCTTAATGTAGGTTCTATCCTTGCAATGACAGCAACTGCCACAACCACGACTTTAGATGCCATTATGTCTGCCCTGGATATTCCTCGCACAAATCTTATTCAGAATGCACACTTAAGGGACAATTTGTGTTTGTCTGTGTCTTTGATAAAAAATAG AATGAAAGACCTACTGGTGCTTATGAAGTCTTCTCCTTTTGCGGAAGTTAAAAGCATCATAGTATACTGCAAATTTCAG tCTGAAACTGATCAAATTAGCAGATATTTGAATGATAACAATATCAAGGCAAAG AGTTATCATAGTGGTATTTCTGCAAAGGAACGTGGCTACGTACaggagttgtttggttcaaacAAGATCAGAGTG gttgTTGCAACTGTGGCATTTGGCATGGGACTAGATAAAAGAGATGTTGGAGCA GTAATTCATTACAGTTTACCTGGAAGTCTGGAAGAGTATGTACAG GAGATAGGACGTGCCGGAAGGGATGGGAGGTTGTCCTATTGTCAcctattttatgatgatgagATGTATTTCAAACTTCGTAGTCTAATGTACAG TGAAGGAATAGATGAATATGCAGTGAATAAATTTCTGTCTGAAGTGTTTCCTGCTGACAAAAGCTCCTGTGGGAAAATATGTTCGTTAATCAAAGAACCTGCTTCACGCAGGTTTGATATGAAAGAAGAG GTGATTCTCACAGTTTTGACACGCTTGGAGCTGGGTGACGTGCAGTACTTACATTTACTTCCACAGACAAATGCAACGTGTGTTCTGAATTTTCATATG ACTCCGGCTGTGTCCCTTGCCCAAAAGGTTTCTGCTATTGCTGCAATTCTGAAAAG ATCTGAAAATAAGCACGGACAATATACTTTTGATATTCCAACTGTGGCAAATGACATGGGGGTCACACCAGTTGAATTAACAAATCAGTTGTATGCCCTAAAG TTGAAGGGAGAAATAACTTATGAAATGAAGGACATGGCCTACTGTTATAGGATTCTTGAAGCCCCAGCAGACTTTTTTTCTCTATCAGCAGATATTACACGATGGTTATCGGAAGTTGAATGTTGTAAG GTACGAAAAATGGATGCAATGTTTAATGCTGCATATTTTGCAGTAAATCTATGTGATAAGATGAGTGGTTGCAGTAGTTCTGATCACACTTCATGCTTGCAAAGGATAATATTGGATTACTTTGCTGGAGTTGATAATGCTGATTTCTGCAAGAAAATTGATCAAAGCAG CCGTTTCCTGCGGGCAGATATAAAG GTTTTTCTACAGAGCAATTCACATGCTCGCTTTACACCAAGAGCTGTTGCGAGGGTAATGCATGGAATTGCAAGCCCAGCCTACCCTTATACAATATGGGGTAAAACCCATTTCTG GGGAAGGTATACCAAGATAGACTTTAACGTTGTGATGGAAGCAGCTAAGGAAGAACTTAAAACATTTATTGGAAAAGATTACTCTAGCAATTTATGA